One Armatimonadota bacterium genomic window carries:
- a CDS encoding ABC transporter permease subunit, translated as MRPIIAIAKATVGEAIRRRVLLIILFVATILLFVAPLLGVLSARQEKTVLTGFVLGIVQLSSAVIAITLTVYMLPNEIERRTIYTILSKPVQRFQFLMGKYLGAVSALALMMGLMACVTILEFGVMQHDWAKGIELLQGIGMFFVQMSLLASVAMCLSTFVAPLVNFFLSGGIYLIGTLGYAFFDSFNKNPNAPAFSKGLAWFVSTILPNFASYNVQNKLINPETVIQNQFAYAVNAVVYGLFYIVIMLIAGMLIFDRREV; from the coding sequence ATGAGACCGATTATCGCAATTGCAAAGGCAACGGTTGGCGAAGCGATTCGACGCCGCGTGCTCCTCATCATTCTTTTTGTCGCGACCATTCTTCTTTTCGTCGCTCCGCTTCTCGGCGTGCTTTCGGCCCGCCAAGAAAAGACGGTTTTGACCGGTTTCGTCCTCGGTATCGTTCAGCTCAGCAGCGCAGTGATCGCGATTACGCTCACTGTGTACATGTTGCCGAACGAGATTGAGCGGCGCACCATTTACACCATTCTCTCCAAGCCGGTTCAGCGGTTCCAGTTCCTCATGGGCAAGTACCTAGGAGCGGTGTCCGCGCTGGCGCTGATGATGGGTTTGATGGCTTGTGTGACGATCCTCGAGTTCGGCGTGATGCAACACGACTGGGCGAAGGGTATCGAACTTCTCCAGGGCATCGGCATGTTCTTCGTTCAGATGAGCTTGCTTGCGTCGGTGGCGATGTGCCTTTCGACGTTCGTCGCACCGTTGGTGAACTTCTTCCTCAGCGGTGGTATTTACCTGATCGGAACCTTGGGCTACGCGTTCTTCGACTCGTTCAATAAGAACCCGAACGCTCCGGCGTTCTCGAAGGGATTGGCTTGGTTCGTTAGTACGATCCTGCCGAACTTCGCGAGCTATAACGTTCAGAACAAGCTAATCAACCCAGAGACGGTCATCCAGAACCAGTTTGCCTACGCGGTCAACGCGGTGGTTTACGGTCTGTTCTACATCGTCATCATGCTCATCGCAGGCATGCTGATCTTCGACCGAAGAGAGGTCTAA
- a CDS encoding ATP-binding cassette domain-containing protein encodes MVDVVKQLDLHVEEGEIFGFLGPNGAGKTTTIKMLLSIIEPTAGEGYVLGKELGDYDVHKIISYVPERPYYYEYMTGMEILKFYGSLFGISDTARMDMLLEKVNLHRDKTKTISQFSKGMQQRIGLAQALLNDPKLLFLDEPTGGLDPIAHREIRDLILSFREEGRTVFISSHELSEVELICDRVAIINHGVIARQGKLTELLRGGRVELSVSGVKRGLLEDFKINDSNLHEIPSGLLFDVPEESDINALIDGVRSNGGSVISVVPRKKRLEDLFVETVTAK; translated from the coding sequence ATGGTTGACGTTGTCAAGCAGCTCGATTTGCACGTTGAAGAAGGTGAAATCTTCGGCTTCCTTGGCCCGAACGGCGCAGGAAAGACGACGACGATTAAGATGCTCCTGAGCATCATCGAACCGACAGCGGGTGAAGGCTACGTTTTAGGAAAAGAACTTGGCGACTACGATGTCCACAAGATCATCAGCTACGTTCCCGAACGACCGTACTATTACGAGTACATGACGGGAATGGAGATCCTTAAGTTTTACGGATCGCTTTTTGGTATTTCGGACACGGCCCGCATGGACATGCTGCTGGAGAAAGTGAACCTCCACCGAGACAAGACGAAGACCATTTCGCAGTTCTCGAAAGGTATGCAGCAGCGCATCGGACTGGCGCAGGCTCTTCTCAACGACCCCAAACTCCTCTTCTTGGACGAGCCGACGGGTGGTCTGGACCCCATCGCACACCGCGAGATTCGAGACCTCATCCTTAGCTTCCGCGAAGAAGGCCGAACGGTCTTCATTTCCTCGCACGAGTTGAGCGAAGTCGAACTGATCTGCGACCGAGTCGCGATCATCAACCACGGCGTTATCGCCCGACAAGGCAAGCTGACCGAACTCCTTCGTGGTGGTCGCGTCGAGCTTTCGGTTTCGGGTGTCAAGCGAGGTCTGCTCGAGGACTTCAAGATCAACGATAGCAACCTGCACGAGATTCCGTCGGGCCTGCTGTTCGATGTTCCGGAAGAGTCCGACATCAATGCCCTCATCGACGGCGTTCGCTCGAACGGCGGCTCGGTGATCAGCGTCGTCCCGCGCAAAAAGCGCCTTGAAGACCTGTTTGTGGAGACGGTCACCGCCAAATAA
- a CDS encoding SGNH/GDSL hydrolase family protein: protein MNTLIVGAVLLCAGLGLTTSAGRENPHWVCCWGGSPQLTEPGNMPPNPGLADSTLRQVVHLSLGSNRFRFHFSNAYGTRPLTLMAVHIAQSAGSGKIDVATDTPLAFGGQPSVTIPPGAEFASDPVKFDAKAITDVMVTIRVQDATRTITGHPGARCTSYITAGDHVSDASLPDAVPVQHWYYISALDAQAPASSATVAIIGDSITDGRGSTTDENRRWPDFLARRLQADKVAHRIAIVNQGIGGNRILNDGLGPSVMARFDRDVIGRAGVKWVVLFEGINDFGTKSSAQGPGRPAQEIANDLIAAYSELINRAHDHGIKAIGATITPCGESFYFSPELEAARQSFNKWIRTSGKFDAVFDFDKAIQDPNTPTKLRAEADSGDHLHLSDEGYRLLAESIDIGFFA from the coding sequence ATGAACACCTTGATCGTCGGCGCAGTGTTGCTTTGCGCTGGCTTGGGACTAACCACCTCGGCGGGCCGCGAGAATCCGCACTGGGTGTGCTGTTGGGGCGGCTCTCCCCAGCTAACCGAACCCGGCAATATGCCACCTAACCCGGGCCTTGCCGATTCCACGCTTCGCCAGGTCGTTCATCTATCCCTTGGCAGTAACCGGTTCCGATTCCATTTCTCAAACGCGTACGGAACCCGGCCACTCACGCTCATGGCTGTTCACATCGCCCAATCCGCCGGAAGCGGAAAGATCGACGTCGCCACCGATACGCCCTTGGCCTTCGGCGGACAGCCCTCCGTCACCATTCCTCCTGGAGCCGAGTTCGCGTCGGACCCCGTCAAGTTCGATGCAAAGGCCATCACCGATGTCATGGTCACCATCCGCGTTCAAGACGCCACCCGGACCATCACCGGTCACCCGGGTGCTCGGTGCACCAGCTACATCACCGCTGGTGATCACGTTTCCGACGCATCTCTGCCCGACGCCGTCCCGGTCCAGCACTGGTACTACATCTCCGCTCTCGACGCCCAAGCTCCCGCCTCGTCGGCCACCGTCGCCATTATTGGCGACTCGATTACCGATGGCCGTGGATCGACCACCGACGAAAACCGACGCTGGCCGGATTTCCTCGCTCGACGTCTCCAGGCCGACAAAGTCGCCCACCGGATCGCTATCGTCAACCAGGGCATTGGCGGCAACCGCATCCTAAATGACGGCCTTGGCCCCAGCGTCATGGCCCGGTTCGATCGCGACGTCATTGGCCGAGCAGGGGTCAAGTGGGTTGTATTGTTCGAAGGCATCAACGACTTTGGCACCAAATCCAGCGCACAGGGCCCTGGCCGTCCAGCCCAGGAAATCGCAAATGACCTCATCGCCGCCTATAGCGAACTGATCAACCGAGCCCATGACCACGGCATCAAAGCCATCGGCGCGACCATCACGCCTTGCGGAGAATCCTTCTATTTCTCGCCCGAACTCGAAGCCGCTCGCCAATCCTTTAATAAGTGGATTCGCACCAGCGGCAAGTTCGACGCCGTGTTCGACTTCGATAAGGCGATCCAAGACCCGAACACTCCAACAAAACTCCGCGCCGAAGCCGACTCGGGCGACCACCTCCACCTATCCGACGAAGGTTATCGTCTCCTCGCCGAATCCATCGATATCGGTTTTTTCGCGTAA
- a CDS encoding acetylxylan esterase, producing the protein MVVVSSLFVLALPLVFQQPVKLTAEQDHKRLMELLHIDSLRPGADGMNPKAANYQNVDEAKATTYTSLPDPLVFRNGKPVKTARDWAARRKELFEDFDREVYGRAPKQKFKVNWEVTDTKDETVGSYKVVTKTLVGHVDNSSCPAIKVDIRMSLSTPKDATKKVPVVMEFGFGGNFGPRPNPQGGPQPPSWKEQLLAKGWGYAVIVPTSYQADNGGGLTEGIIGLANKGQPRKVDDWGSLRAWAWGASRGLDYLETDKAVDAKKVAIEGLSRYGKATLVTMAYEPRFAIAFVGSSGNGGAKLMRRDFGEKVENLAGSGEYHWMAGNYLKYAGPLTPNDLPVDAHELIALCAPRPVFVSCGSPNVEGTWVDDKGMFLATAYASPVYKLLGKKGLGTMEMPPMETALIAGDLGFRQHSGGHTNGPNWPTFIEFASKYF; encoded by the coding sequence ATGGTCGTTGTTTCAAGCCTTTTCGTTCTCGCATTGCCGCTCGTCTTTCAACAACCCGTCAAGTTAACCGCCGAGCAAGACCACAAGCGGCTGATGGAGCTACTCCATATCGATAGTCTGCGTCCGGGGGCAGATGGGATGAACCCCAAAGCTGCGAACTATCAGAACGTGGACGAGGCGAAGGCGACCACCTATACGTCTTTGCCCGACCCGCTGGTCTTTAGGAACGGAAAGCCGGTGAAGACAGCGCGCGATTGGGCGGCGCGGCGCAAAGAGCTTTTTGAGGACTTCGACCGGGAAGTCTATGGACGGGCTCCCAAGCAGAAGTTTAAGGTGAATTGGGAGGTAACGGATACGAAGGACGAGACAGTCGGGTCGTACAAGGTGGTCACGAAAACGCTTGTTGGCCACGTCGATAATTCGTCCTGTCCGGCCATCAAAGTCGATATTCGAATGAGCTTGAGTACGCCGAAAGATGCGACCAAGAAGGTTCCGGTCGTGATGGAGTTTGGATTCGGCGGCAACTTTGGTCCGCGACCAAATCCGCAAGGCGGACCTCAGCCGCCAAGTTGGAAGGAACAGCTTTTGGCGAAGGGATGGGGCTATGCGGTGATCGTGCCGACCTCTTATCAAGCGGACAATGGCGGCGGTTTGACGGAAGGAATCATTGGCCTGGCGAACAAGGGTCAACCTCGTAAGGTGGACGACTGGGGTTCGTTGCGGGCGTGGGCCTGGGGAGCGAGCCGAGGGCTCGACTATCTGGAAACTGACAAGGCAGTTGACGCTAAGAAGGTGGCGATCGAAGGTTTGTCGCGGTACGGCAAGGCAACGCTGGTGACGATGGCATATGAGCCTCGGTTTGCGATTGCGTTTGTGGGTTCCTCGGGCAATGGTGGAGCAAAGTTGATGCGGAGGGACTTCGGCGAGAAGGTTGAGAATCTGGCGGGTTCGGGCGAATACCATTGGATGGCGGGGAACTATCTGAAATATGCGGGTCCGCTGACGCCGAACGACCTGCCGGTGGATGCCCATGAGTTAATCGCGCTGTGTGCGCCAAGGCCAGTGTTTGTGAGCTGCGGTTCGCCGAATGTCGAAGGGACCTGGGTCGATGACAAGGGAATGTTCTTGGCGACGGCGTACGCGAGTCCGGTTTACAAGCTGTTGGGCAAGAAGGGTTTGGGGACCATGGAGATGCCGCCGATGGAAACGGCGCTGATCGCCGGGGACTTGGGGTTCCGTCAGCATAGCGGCGGGCATACGAATGGTCCGAATTGGCCGACGTTTATTGAGTTCGCGAGCAAGTATTTCTGA
- a CDS encoding N-(5'-phosphoribosyl)anthranilate isomerase, translating into MTRVKICGLTNYKDAELAIELGADAVGFVHEPSSPRCISEFDLEWLKVLPPVPIKVAVFGRVHKPAFAGIFDLVQGSEWEEYPEPSTKRIHVLRVRPGQKASDFAQLTVNSSALLLDAYKDGAYGGTGAMIDWDFASEFVQCAERPVILAGGLNPGNVADAVRRVRPFMVDVSSGIEEKPGLKDAAMLKDFIQNAKQA; encoded by the coding sequence ATGACGAGGGTGAAAATTTGCGGTCTGACCAATTATAAGGATGCGGAGCTCGCCATCGAGTTGGGGGCGGATGCGGTGGGATTTGTCCACGAGCCGTCGTCTCCGAGGTGCATCAGCGAGTTTGATCTGGAATGGCTAAAGGTGTTGCCGCCGGTGCCGATCAAGGTGGCGGTGTTTGGCCGGGTGCATAAGCCGGCCTTTGCGGGCATCTTCGATTTGGTGCAGGGGTCGGAGTGGGAAGAGTATCCCGAGCCGTCAACCAAGCGGATTCATGTTCTGCGGGTCCGACCCGGGCAAAAAGCTTCCGACTTTGCGCAGTTGACGGTCAACTCATCAGCCCTGCTTTTGGATGCCTATAAGGATGGGGCGTACGGTGGAACGGGAGCGATGATCGACTGGGATTTTGCGTCGGAATTTGTGCAGTGTGCGGAGCGGCCGGTGATTTTGGCAGGCGGATTGAACCCGGGCAACGTGGCCGATGCGGTGCGGCGGGTGCGTCCGTTTATGGTGGACGTGTCGAGCGGGATCGAGGAGAAGCCAGGTTTGAAAGATGCGGCGATGCTGAAGGACTTTATTCAGAACGCGAAGCAGGCGTAG
- the trpC gene encoding indole-3-glycerol phosphate synthase TrpC, translating into MTILEKIFLTKRDEVERSKSILSPAELRAFAKDSPRRLGFLQALQNAPAKPALIAEVKQASPSQGQIYNGEFNPVEIAKTYEASGAECLSVLTDEPYFKGSPEYLRAVRKEVHIPLLRKDFIFDEYQIDEALVWGADCILLIVAGLEVERLRSLFDAAKERGVDVLVEVHNEPETEIALGLSPDLIGINNRDLSTFETDIETTRRLINLIPDHIFKVSESALHAHDDVARVAGYGADAVLIGTAFCGSPDIGAKVREVMGR; encoded by the coding sequence TTGACGATTCTTGAGAAGATTTTTTTGACCAAGCGAGACGAAGTCGAGCGGTCGAAGTCGATTCTTTCACCGGCGGAGCTTCGGGCTTTCGCCAAGGATAGTCCGCGCCGGCTCGGGTTTTTGCAAGCACTGCAGAATGCTCCGGCTAAGCCTGCGTTGATCGCCGAGGTGAAGCAGGCGAGTCCGTCGCAGGGGCAGATTTACAACGGAGAGTTCAACCCGGTCGAGATCGCTAAGACTTATGAGGCAAGTGGGGCGGAGTGTTTGTCGGTGCTGACCGACGAGCCTTACTTTAAGGGATCGCCGGAGTATCTGCGGGCGGTGCGAAAGGAAGTTCATATCCCTCTGCTTCGGAAGGACTTCATTTTCGACGAATACCAAATCGATGAGGCGTTGGTCTGGGGGGCGGACTGCATTTTGCTGATTGTGGCTGGACTGGAGGTCGAGCGCTTGCGGTCGCTATTTGATGCGGCGAAGGAGCGAGGCGTGGATGTTTTGGTCGAAGTCCACAATGAGCCCGAAACGGAGATTGCGCTTGGTCTGAGTCCAGATCTGATTGGAATTAACAATCGAGACCTTTCGACTTTTGAGACGGACATCGAGACGACTCGGAGACTGATTAACCTCATTCCCGATCACATCTTTAAGGTGAGCGAGAGCGCGCTGCATGCGCACGACGATGTGGCGAGGGTAGCTGGCTATGGCGCGGACGCGGTGCTGATTGGAACGGCGTTTTGCGGATCGCCCGACATTGGGGCCAAGGTGCGTGAGGTAATGGGCCGATGA
- the trpD gene encoding anthranilate phosphoribosyltransferase yields the protein MDQATLLHKIVLRENLTMPEANVLIGAIVSEGTPAQISAFLTALAVKGIQADELAGFAQRLREDAVPVPCHVDNHIDTCGTGGGVSSFNVSTAAAIIAAAAGAVVAKHGNRAVTGRFGSADVLEAIGVPICEGPEIATRRLEHLGFAFLFAPKFHPTAARVAPIRKELPFRTVFNILGPLLNPAAARRQIVGVWDPALLNIVGETLLRLESEFSIVVHGEPGLDEISPISTTQVRVIENGEMRREEWTPATFGAKPVDFSALLSAETSIENGNMLIRAVTEVDSDKCLAVLPSAAVAIRLAGLADSWPSAYELARETVRSGKGADKLEHLRKDA from the coding sequence ATGGACCAAGCGACGCTCCTCCACAAGATTGTCCTCCGGGAGAATCTCACCATGCCGGAAGCCAACGTCTTGATCGGAGCGATCGTTAGCGAAGGAACTCCCGCACAGATTTCCGCCTTCTTGACGGCTTTGGCGGTGAAGGGGATTCAGGCCGATGAATTGGCGGGCTTTGCTCAGCGACTCCGAGAGGACGCAGTGCCGGTGCCATGCCACGTCGATAACCATATCGACACCTGTGGGACGGGCGGAGGCGTGTCGTCGTTTAACGTCTCGACGGCGGCGGCGATCATCGCAGCGGCGGCGGGTGCCGTGGTGGCCAAGCACGGCAATCGAGCGGTGACGGGTCGATTTGGGAGCGCCGACGTGCTGGAAGCGATCGGGGTTCCGATCTGTGAAGGGCCGGAGATTGCCACTAGGCGACTAGAGCACTTGGGCTTTGCCTTCCTTTTTGCGCCGAAGTTTCATCCGACGGCGGCGCGGGTTGCGCCAATTCGCAAGGAATTGCCTTTTCGCACGGTGTTCAACATTCTTGGCCCCCTGTTGAATCCGGCGGCGGCCCGGCGACAAATCGTCGGCGTGTGGGACCCGGCGCTCCTGAATATCGTAGGGGAGACGCTCTTGCGACTAGAGTCGGAGTTTTCGATTGTGGTGCATGGCGAGCCGGGGCTGGATGAGATTTCGCCGATCAGCACGACGCAGGTTCGGGTCATCGAGAACGGCGAGATGCGACGAGAGGAGTGGACTCCGGCGACATTTGGGGCAAAGCCGGTCGATTTCTCGGCGTTGTTGTCGGCGGAAACGTCAATCGAGAATGGCAACATGCTGATCCGAGCGGTGACCGAGGTCGACTCCGACAAGTGTCTTGCCGTCTTGCCCAGCGCGGCGGTGGCTATTCGGTTGGCGGGTCTGGCCGACTCTTGGCCGTCGGCCTATGAATTGGCGCGTGAGACGGTGCGGTCGGGCAAGGGTGCCGACAAGCTTGAGCATCTGAGGAAAGACGCTTGA
- a CDS encoding NADH-quinone oxidoreductase subunit A, translating to MGPYLGILALMGLAATLCVVFATISWVLGPKRITSYKSAPYECGVAPVGDARERFPIKFYLVAIVFILFDIEVVFLWAWFTVYKNASVDFIQASFIEFMTYMATWILAYAYIIRVGAIDWEEEAELALAEKLEREVA from the coding sequence ATGGGACCGTATCTCGGCATACTCGCACTGATGGGCCTGGCCGCAACGCTTTGCGTGGTTTTCGCCACCATCAGTTGGGTTCTCGGTCCAAAGCGAATCACCTCCTATAAGAGTGCCCCCTATGAGTGCGGTGTAGCTCCCGTCGGCGACGCCCGCGAGCGATTCCCAATCAAGTTCTATCTGGTCGCCATTGTCTTCATCCTGTTCGACATTGAAGTCGTCTTCCTCTGGGCTTGGTTCACCGTCTATAAGAATGCGTCGGTTGACTTCATCCAGGCCAGCTTCATCGAGTTCATGACCTATATGGCCACCTGGATTCTCGCCTACGCCTACATCATTCGGGTTGGCGCGATCGATTGGGAAGAAGAAGCCGAACTCGCCCTCGCCGAAAAGCTCGAACGGGAGGTTGCCTAA
- a CDS encoding NADH-quinone oxidoreductase subunit C, producing MSEETTEAPVETPAPAEAVALGDKLLKSTEKNGDLYLCVSKENLLDALRTLKESADLQYTFFSECVGVDYSTWTHERDLDGRFEVIYNLISVKLNRRVFVKTSVNDGESIPTAKHIFLGAEYPEKEIGDMYGIVFAGNGLAPGSRFMLPDDWVGFPLRKEYPLGGEDVLFDKGDRGPAVEDKQSPHAGESFEGKTGTQDVSGR from the coding sequence ATGTCCGAAGAAACCACCGAAGCTCCAGTCGAAACGCCAGCGCCAGCCGAAGCTGTAGCACTCGGGGATAAGCTCCTCAAGTCCACTGAAAAGAACGGTGATCTCTATTTGTGCGTATCCAAAGAGAATCTGCTGGATGCTTTGCGGACCCTGAAGGAAAGCGCCGACCTCCAATACACCTTCTTTAGTGAATGTGTCGGCGTCGATTACTCGACCTGGACGCACGAACGCGATCTCGACGGTCGCTTCGAAGTGATCTACAATTTGATCTCCGTCAAACTTAACCGACGGGTCTTCGTCAAGACGTCGGTTAACGACGGCGAATCCATCCCGACCGCAAAGCACATTTTCCTAGGTGCCGAATATCCCGAGAAAGAAATCGGCGACATGTACGGGATCGTGTTCGCAGGCAACGGACTGGCTCCTGGCAGTCGATTCATGCTCCCTGATGACTGGGTTGGCTTCCCGCTCCGCAAAGAATATCCGCTTGGCGGCGAAGACGTTTTGTTCGACAAAGGCGACCGTGGCCCCGCGGTCGAAGACAAGCAATCGCCCCATGCCGGCGAGAGCTTTGAAGGCAAAACCGGGACTCAAGACGTCAGCGGACGCTGA
- a CDS encoding prepilin-type N-terminal cleavage/methylation domain-containing protein, with protein MKKAFTLIELLVVIAIIAILAAILFPVFAQAKEAAKKTADLSNVKQIGTAAAIYLSDNDDLFPLQSGQSLTGVWGHNYNKYVPADWTTTPTPAERLQYSQGFFMNTIQPYTKNYDMLSMPGASVVEYAATLPIAAGKKKETTNYAYNGMLTAYSSTAIADVAKLPFLTGANGKDAGKGWGFANPALDCSTANASCTYVPCGGTGNGAYGYMYTTYNGSSYWAYSRGQNWAFADTHGKFRRVGATASPGATDWRTDPWTGYDASGHAGSYWWDGCHPWLFRPDYDFSI; from the coding sequence ATGAAAAAAGCGTTTACGCTCATTGAACTGTTGGTTGTCATCGCGATCATCGCGATCCTGGCAGCGATCCTCTTCCCTGTCTTCGCACAGGCTAAGGAAGCAGCCAAGAAGACGGCTGACCTCTCCAACGTGAAGCAGATCGGTACCGCTGCGGCTATCTACCTGTCGGACAACGACGACCTGTTCCCGCTTCAGTCCGGTCAGAGCCTGACTGGCGTCTGGGGTCACAACTACAACAAGTACGTTCCGGCTGACTGGACGACCACGCCGACCCCGGCCGAGCGACTTCAGTACTCTCAGGGCTTCTTCATGAACACGATTCAGCCGTACACGAAGAACTACGACATGCTGTCCATGCCGGGCGCAAGCGTCGTTGAGTACGCAGCTACTCTTCCGATCGCCGCTGGCAAGAAGAAGGAAACCACCAACTACGCCTATAACGGCATGCTCACCGCCTACAGCTCCACGGCTATTGCCGACGTTGCTAAACTTCCGTTCCTGACGGGCGCTAACGGTAAGGATGCTGGTAAGGGTTGGGGCTTCGCGAACCCGGCTCTTGACTGTAGCACAGCTAACGCAAGTTGCACCTATGTTCCGTGCGGCGGTACTGGCAACGGTGCTTACGGCTACATGTACACTACGTACAACGGCAGCAGCTACTGGGCATACAGCCGAGGCCAGAACTGGGCCTTCGCCGATACCCACGGCAAGTTCCGCCGAGTTGGCGCGACCGCTTCGCCTGGCGCTACCGACTGGCGAACCGACCCGTGGACGGGCTACGATGCTTCTGGTCACGCTGGTTCCTACTGGTGGGACGGTTGCCACCCGTGGCTGTTCCGACCGGACTACGACTTCAGCATCTAA
- the nuoD gene encoding NADH dehydrogenase (quinone) subunit D — MSEQTFMPSTETIFERVGENTMIVNMGPQHPSTHGVLRVITELDGENIVQCKCVIGYLHTGMEKEAEYQQYNKCVVMTDRMDYLNANGNNLAHALAVEKLLQCDIPKRAQYLRVILAELSRVASHLVWLGTHALDLGAMTPFFYAFQQRELILDMFEMFSGVRMMPSWIVPGGLRGDMPAEFESRLRTFLKGFGKELETLEGLLSENPIFKERTFDVGILSAEDALNLGCSGPILRASGVAWDLRKDMPYSSYDDFDFGVPVGKTGDVYDRYLVRVMEMKESCRIIQQAIDGLPEGAFRTSDRKISPPPREELDTSMESLIHHFKLYTEGYRPAVGEAYAAVEGSKGELGFYVVSDGTNRPYRWHERPSSFMNLKSLEVLAVGRMIADLIAIIGSIDIVLGEIDR, encoded by the coding sequence ATGTCAGAACAGACTTTCATGCCGTCCACCGAGACGATCTTCGAGCGTGTTGGCGAGAACACGATGATCGTCAACATGGGCCCGCAGCACCCGTCGACGCACGGAGTGTTGCGGGTAATCACCGAGTTGGACGGCGAGAATATTGTTCAGTGCAAGTGTGTCATCGGCTACTTGCACACCGGCATGGAAAAAGAAGCCGAGTACCAGCAGTACAACAAGTGTGTGGTCATGACCGACCGCATGGACTACCTCAACGCTAACGGCAATAACCTCGCCCACGCCTTGGCCGTTGAGAAACTGCTCCAGTGCGATATACCCAAACGCGCACAGTACCTTCGTGTCATCCTCGCCGAGCTCAGCCGCGTCGCCTCCCACCTCGTATGGCTGGGCACCCACGCGCTCGACCTTGGCGCGATGACGCCGTTCTTCTACGCCTTCCAGCAACGCGAACTCATCCTCGACATGTTCGAGATGTTCAGCGGCGTTCGCATGATGCCATCCTGGATCGTCCCTGGCGGTCTCCGTGGCGACATGCCTGCTGAATTCGAGTCTCGCCTGCGAACCTTTCTCAAAGGCTTTGGCAAGGAGCTAGAAACCCTTGAGGGGCTTCTCTCCGAAAACCCCATTTTCAAGGAGCGCACGTTCGACGTCGGCATCCTCTCCGCCGAAGATGCCCTCAACCTCGGTTGTTCCGGCCCTATCCTCCGCGCTAGCGGCGTCGCATGGGATCTCCGCAAGGACATGCCATACAGCAGCTACGACGACTTCGATTTCGGGGTACCCGTTGGCAAGACTGGCGATGTGTATGACCGCTATCTCGTCCGCGTCATGGAGATGAAGGAAAGCTGCCGCATCATCCAGCAGGCCATCGACGGACTACCGGAGGGCGCATTCCGCACCAGTGACCGCAAGATTTCTCCTCCCCCGCGCGAAGAGCTCGACACCTCGATGGAGTCGCTCATCCACCACTTTAAGCTGTACACGGAAGGCTACCGGCCGGCCGTCGGCGAAGCCTACGCCGCCGTCGAAGGCTCGAAAGGCGAACTGGGCTTCTATGTCGTCTCCGATGGCACCAACCGCCCGTACCGTTGGCACGAACGCCCTTCCAGCTTCATGAACCTGAAGTCGCTGGAAGTCCTCGCGGTTGGAAGAATGATCGCCGACCTCATCGCGATCATCGGCTCAATCGACATCGTCCTTGGCGAAATCGATCGCTAA
- a CDS encoding exosortase-associated EpsI family protein — translation MERLTMTKKLGILCGLFLATGATLNFAPRAKQVERTEKQIADMLPTKVDHFTAQLAEGQYCSYVMNESNYQILQPWGIVARTFVDGPESYDVVVIASHRKESFHDPQVCLRAQGWELTNQRIDKIETKTRGTVPITLFDMAQGGDKRTAMYFLKTTQGYYADMAKLKWDMFTYKLKHMGKDDEGAFVRIMPMGTRDVDKMKKFAADWIDKAVDTSNNYY, via the coding sequence ATGGAAAGGCTAACTATGACCAAGAAACTCGGCATTCTCTGCGGCCTCTTTTTGGCTACAGGGGCGACCCTTAACTTTGCGCCGCGGGCTAAGCAGGTTGAGCGCACGGAGAAGCAGATTGCGGATATGTTGCCGACCAAGGTCGACCACTTTACGGCGCAACTGGCCGAAGGACAGTACTGCTCTTACGTGATGAACGAATCAAACTATCAGATTCTTCAGCCGTGGGGGATTGTGGCTCGGACGTTTGTGGACGGTCCGGAAAGCTATGACGTGGTCGTGATTGCCAGCCATCGAAAGGAAAGCTTTCATGACCCGCAGGTTTGCCTTCGGGCGCAGGGTTGGGAGTTGACCAACCAGCGCATCGACAAGATCGAGACGAAGACGCGCGGCACGGTGCCGATCACGCTGTTCGACATGGCTCAGGGCGGCGACAAGCGGACGGCAATGTACTTTTTGAAGACGACCCAGGGCTATTATGCCGACATGGCGAAGCTGAAGTGGGACATGTTCACGTACAAGCTGAAGCATATGGGCAAGGACGATGAGGGCGCTTTTGTGCGCATCATGCCGATGGGCACGCGAGACGTGGACAAGATGAAGAAGTTTGCGGCCGACTGGATCGATAAGGCGGTCGATACGAGTAACAACTACTATTAA